Proteins co-encoded in one Streptococcus parauberis NCFD 2020 genomic window:
- a CDS encoding xanthine phosphoribosyltransferase: protein MKLLEDRMIKDGNILGENILKVDSFLTHQVDYKLMKEIGNVFAKAYADAGITKVVTIEASGIAPAVYVAEALDVPMIFAKKHKNITMTEGILTAEVYSFTKQVTSTVSIAGRFLNSNDKVLIIDDFLANGQAAKGLIEIISQAGASIAGVGIVIEKSFQDGRQVIENQGVRVTSLARIKNFDNGKLNFMEADA from the coding sequence ATGAAACTACTTGAAGACCGTATGATTAAAGACGGTAACATCCTAGGCGAAAACATTTTAAAAGTTGATAGCTTTTTGACTCACCAAGTTGATTACAAATTGATGAAAGAAATTGGGAATGTTTTTGCAAAAGCCTATGCTGATGCAGGAATTACTAAGGTCGTTACAATAGAAGCATCTGGTATTGCTCCAGCTGTTTATGTTGCTGAAGCTTTAGATGTTCCAATGATCTTTGCTAAAAAGCATAAAAACATTACTATGACTGAAGGTATTTTAACAGCAGAAGTTTATTCATTTACTAAACAAGTCACTAGTACGGTTTCAATTGCAGGGCGTTTCTTAAATAGCAATGACAAAGTCTTGATTATCGATGATTTTTTGGCCAATGGCCAAGCTGCCAAAGGTCTGATTGAAATTATTAGCCAAGCCGGTGCATCGATTGCAGGCGTTGGTATTGTGATTGAAAAATCATTCCAAGATGGACGTCAAGTCATTGAAAACCAAGGTGTTAGGGTTACCTCGTTGGCACGTATCAAAAACTTTGACAATGGTAAATTAAATTTTATGGAGGCAGACGCATAA
- a CDS encoding nucleobase:cation symporter-2 family protein, with translation MSSTEQHSHSQSAVLGLQHLLSMYAGSILVPIMIAGALGYSAKELTYLISTDIFMCGVATFLQLQLNKQFGVGLPVVLGCAFQSVAPLSIIGAHQGSGAMFGALIASGIFVILIAGIFSKVARFFPPIVTGSVITTIGLSLIPVAMGNMGNNTPKPTGQSIILAFATIFIILATQKFATGFIKSIAILIGLISGTIIAASMGLVDTSAVASAPWLHIPTPFYFGAPKFEITSIVMMCIIAIVSMVESTGVYLALSDITGDTLDSTRLRNGYRAEGMAVLLGGLFNTFPYTGFSQNVGLVRLSGIKTRRPIYYTAIFLIVIGLLPKFGALAQMIPSPVLGGAMLVLFGMVALQGMQMLIRVDFAGNEHNFIIAAVSISAGVGFNGTNLFVSLPSTANMFLTNGIVIATVTAVVLNLVFNKNHK, from the coding sequence ATGTCAAGTACAGAGCAACACTCACACTCACAATCAGCCGTTTTAGGCTTGCAGCATCTTTTATCCATGTATGCTGGTTCAATTTTAGTTCCCATCATGATTGCAGGAGCCCTAGGTTATTCTGCAAAAGAATTAACTTACTTAATTTCAACTGACATTTTTATGTGTGGGGTTGCGACATTCTTGCAATTGCAACTAAATAAGCAGTTCGGTGTCGGCTTACCAGTCGTTTTAGGCTGTGCCTTCCAATCAGTTGCACCTTTATCTATTATTGGTGCACACCAAGGTTCAGGAGCTATGTTTGGTGCCTTAATTGCTTCAGGTATCTTTGTTATCTTAATTGCAGGCATCTTTTCAAAAGTTGCACGGTTCTTCCCTCCAATTGTAACGGGTTCAGTTATTACAACAATTGGCTTGTCTTTAATTCCAGTGGCAATGGGTAATATGGGTAACAATACTCCTAAACCAACAGGACAAAGTATTATTTTAGCTTTCGCCACAATCTTCATTATCCTTGCTACTCAAAAATTTGCGACTGGCTTTATTAAATCAATTGCCATTTTAATTGGTTTGATCTCAGGAACAATTATTGCTGCTTCCATGGGTCTCGTTGATACTTCAGCAGTGGCTAGTGCGCCATGGCTTCATATTCCAACACCATTTTACTTTGGAGCGCCTAAATTTGAAATCACATCAATTGTCATGATGTGTATCATTGCTATTGTCTCAATGGTTGAATCAACAGGTGTGTACCTTGCTTTATCTGACATTACTGGTGATACACTTGATAGCACACGTTTACGTAATGGATACCGTGCCGAAGGTATGGCTGTCTTACTTGGCGGACTTTTCAACACCTTCCCTTACACTGGTTTCTCACAAAATGTTGGTCTTGTCCGTTTATCAGGCATAAAAACTCGCCGACCAATATACTACACAGCAATCTTCTTGATTGTCATTGGTCTTTTGCCAAAATTTGGTGCCCTTGCTCAAATGATTCCAAGCCCAGTACTTGGTGGCGCAATGTTAGTTCTATTTGGAATGGTTGCACTTCAAGGAATGCAAATGTTAATCCGTGTCGATTTTGCGGGCAATGAACATAATTTCATTATCGCAGCGGTATCGATCTCAGCAGGTGTCGGATTCAATGGGACAAACTTATTTGTAAGTTTACCATCAACAGCTAACATGTTCCTTACAAACGGAATTGTCATTGCAACAGTAACAGCCGTAGTTTTAAATCTTGTCTTTAACAAAAATCACAAATAA